One stretch of Streptomyces peucetius DNA includes these proteins:
- a CDS encoding shikimate dehydrogenase, with protein sequence MTPSRNRAAVLGSPIAHSLSPVLHRAAYAALGLTAWSYDRFEVDEAALPGFVAGLDATWAGLSLTMPLKRAIIPLLDGISDTAASVEAVNTVVFTEDGRRLGDNTDIPGMIAALRERGVEKVDSAGILGAGATASSALAALARVCTGPVTAYVRSEARAAEMRGWGERLGVDVRIADWSDAPEALRAPLVIATTPAGTTDALADQIPAAPGTLFDVLYEPWPTALAAAWSGNGGRVVGGLDLLVHQAVFQVERMTGRSPAPLREMRAAGEQALGSR encoded by the coding sequence ATGACTCCGTCCCGCAACCGCGCAGCGGTGCTCGGCTCGCCCATCGCGCACTCTCTCTCCCCGGTGCTGCACCGCGCCGCTTATGCCGCGCTCGGCCTGACCGCCTGGTCCTACGACCGGTTCGAGGTCGACGAGGCCGCGCTGCCCGGGTTCGTCGCCGGGCTGGACGCGACCTGGGCCGGACTGTCGCTGACCATGCCGCTGAAGCGGGCGATCATCCCGCTGCTCGACGGGATCAGCGACACGGCGGCCTCCGTCGAGGCCGTCAACACGGTGGTGTTCACCGAGGACGGCCGCCGTCTCGGCGACAACACCGACATCCCCGGGATGATCGCCGCGCTGCGGGAGCGCGGCGTCGAGAAGGTGGACTCCGCCGGGATCCTCGGCGCCGGCGCCACCGCGTCCTCTGCGCTCGCCGCCCTCGCCCGTGTCTGCACCGGCCCCGTCACCGCGTATGTGCGCAGTGAGGCCCGGGCCGCCGAGATGCGCGGCTGGGGCGAGCGCCTCGGGGTGGACGTGCGCATCGCGGACTGGTCGGACGCGCCCGAGGCGCTGCGCGCCCCGCTGGTGATCGCCACGACGCCCGCCGGTACGACGGACGCCCTCGCCGACCAGATCCCAGCCGCTCCCGGCACCCTCTTCGACGTGCTGTACGAACCGTGGCCGACGGCCCTCGCGGCGGCCTGGTCGGGCAACGGCGGCAGGGTCGTGGGAGGACTCGACCTCCTCGTCCACCAGGCGGTGTTCCAGGTCGAGCGGATGACGGGCCGCTCACCGGCACCTTTGCGGGAGATGCGGGCAGCAGGCGAACAGGCGCTCGGTTCCCGCTAG